A region from the Vanacampus margaritifer isolate UIUO_Vmar chromosome 5, RoL_Vmar_1.0, whole genome shotgun sequence genome encodes:
- the LOC144051843 gene encoding olfactory receptor 52P1-like isoform X1, with protein sequence MKAARVACGCRYLLICALCLVDLLAMGAIIPSTLVGLLVEQNQNRVSLAGCLLQMFATHFLSSVESTLLLAMALDRYVAVCRPLRYKQLVGRRALAALTLFTVARSGAVMATLVGLAGSLRFCASRVIRHCYCDHMALVSLACGDTGPSAAAGVAVIACFVGVDIPLIVFSYLKILGAVMRAAAPGDERGKAFHTCGTHLMVMMVFYLVGSVTFLSHNLGLAIPTDANSAMGLLYILVPATANPLIYGVRTAQIRNGFCRLVGLADAAKVKAKVKAKVKAKAKVKAKVKAKVKVSPANTAVNTP encoded by the exons ATGAAGGCAGCGCGTGTGGCGTGTGGCTGCAGGTACCTGCTGATCTGCGCGCTGTGCCTGGTGGACCTGCTGGCCATGGGCGCCATCATCCCCAGCACGCTGGTGGGTCTGCTGGTGGAGCAGAACCAGAACCGCGTGTCCCTGGCCGGCTGCCTGCTGCAGATGTTCGCCACCCACTTCCTGTCGTCGGTGGAGTCCACGCTGCTCCTGGCCATGGCGCTGGACCGCTACGTGGCCGTGTGCCGCCCGCTGCGCTACAAGCAGCTGGTGGGTCGGCGAGCGCTGGCGGCGCTGACGCTCTTCACCGTGGCCCGCAGCGGCGCCGTCATGGCCACCCTGGTGGGCCTGGCCGGCTCGCTGCGCTTTTGCGCTTCCCGCGTCATCCGCCACTGCTACTGCGACCACATGGCGCTGGTCAGCCTGGCGTGCGGCGACACCGGACCCAGCGCCGCCGCCGGAGTGGCCGTTATCGCCTGCTTCGTGGGCGTGGACATCCCGCTCATCGTCTTCTCCTACTTGAAG ATCTTGGGCGCGGTGATGAGGGCGGCGGCCCCCGGGGACGAGCGCGGAAAGGCCTTTCACACCTGCGGCACGCACCTGATGGTGATGATGGTCTTCTACCTGGTGGGCAGCGTCACCTTCCTGTCCCACAACCTCGGCCTCGCCATCCCCACCGACGCCAACAGCGCCATGGGGCTCCTGTACATCCTCGTCCCCGCCACCGCCAACCCCCTCATCTACGGGGTCCGCACCGCCCAGATCAGGAACGGCTTTTGCAGACTGGTTGGCCTCGCGGACGCCGCCAAGGTCAAGGCCAAGGTCAAGGCCAAGGTCAAGGCCAAGGCCAAGGTCAAGGCCAAGGTCAAGGCCAAGGTCAAGGTCTCGCCCGCCAACACCGCCGTCAACACGCCATGA
- the LOC144051843 gene encoding olfactory receptor 52P1-like isoform X2, whose product MKAARVACGCRYLLICALCLVDLLAMGAIIPSTLVGLLVEQNQNRVSLAGCLLQMFATHFLSSVESTLLLAMALDRYVAVCRPLRYKQLVGRRALAALTLFTVARSGAVMATLVGLAGSLRFCASRVIRHCYCDHMALVSLACGDTGPSAAAGVAVIACFVGVDIPLIVFSYLKILGAVMRAAAPGDERGKAFHTCGTHLMVMMVFYLVGSVTFLSHNLGLAIPTDANSAMGLLYILVPATANPLIYGVRTAQIRNGFCRLVGLADAAKVKAKVKAKVKVSPANTAVNTP is encoded by the exons ATGAAGGCAGCGCGTGTGGCGTGTGGCTGCAGGTACCTGCTGATCTGCGCGCTGTGCCTGGTGGACCTGCTGGCCATGGGCGCCATCATCCCCAGCACGCTGGTGGGTCTGCTGGTGGAGCAGAACCAGAACCGCGTGTCCCTGGCCGGCTGCCTGCTGCAGATGTTCGCCACCCACTTCCTGTCGTCGGTGGAGTCCACGCTGCTCCTGGCCATGGCGCTGGACCGCTACGTGGCCGTGTGCCGCCCGCTGCGCTACAAGCAGCTGGTGGGTCGGCGAGCGCTGGCGGCGCTGACGCTCTTCACCGTGGCCCGCAGCGGCGCCGTCATGGCCACCCTGGTGGGCCTGGCCGGCTCGCTGCGCTTTTGCGCTTCCCGCGTCATCCGCCACTGCTACTGCGACCACATGGCGCTGGTCAGCCTGGCGTGCGGCGACACCGGACCCAGCGCCGCCGCCGGAGTGGCCGTTATCGCCTGCTTCGTGGGCGTGGACATCCCGCTCATCGTCTTCTCCTACTTGAAG ATCTTGGGCGCGGTGATGAGGGCGGCGGCCCCCGGGGACGAGCGCGGAAAGGCCTTTCACACCTGCGGCACGCACCTGATGGTGATGATGGTCTTCTACCTGGTGGGCAGCGTCACCTTCCTGTCCCACAACCTCGGCCTCGCCATCCCCACCGACGCCAACAGCGCCATGGGGCTCCTGTACATCCTCGTCCCCGCCACCGCCAACCCCCTCATCTACGGGGTCCGCACCGCCCAGATCAGGAACGGCTTTTGCAGACTGGTTGGCCTCGCGGACGCCGCCAAG GTCAAGGCCAAGGTCAAGGCCAAGGTCAAGGTCTCGCCCGCCAACACCGCCGTCAACACGCCATGA
- the LOC144051843 gene encoding olfactory receptor 52P1-like isoform X3: MKAARVACGCRYLLICALCLVDLLAMGAIIPSTLVGLLVEQNQNRVSLAGCLLQMFATHFLSSVESTLLLAMALDRYVAVCRPLRYKQLVGRRALAALTLFTVARSGAVMATLVGLAGSLRFCASRVIRHCYCDHMALVSLACGDTGPSAAAGVAVIACFVGVDIPLIVFSYLKILGAVMRAAAPGDERGKAFHTCGTHLMVMMVFYLVGSVTFLSHNLGLAIPTDANSAMGLLYILVPATANPLIYGVRTAQIRNGFCRLVGLADAAKVKAKVKVSPANTAVNTP; the protein is encoded by the exons ATGAAGGCAGCGCGTGTGGCGTGTGGCTGCAGGTACCTGCTGATCTGCGCGCTGTGCCTGGTGGACCTGCTGGCCATGGGCGCCATCATCCCCAGCACGCTGGTGGGTCTGCTGGTGGAGCAGAACCAGAACCGCGTGTCCCTGGCCGGCTGCCTGCTGCAGATGTTCGCCACCCACTTCCTGTCGTCGGTGGAGTCCACGCTGCTCCTGGCCATGGCGCTGGACCGCTACGTGGCCGTGTGCCGCCCGCTGCGCTACAAGCAGCTGGTGGGTCGGCGAGCGCTGGCGGCGCTGACGCTCTTCACCGTGGCCCGCAGCGGCGCCGTCATGGCCACCCTGGTGGGCCTGGCCGGCTCGCTGCGCTTTTGCGCTTCCCGCGTCATCCGCCACTGCTACTGCGACCACATGGCGCTGGTCAGCCTGGCGTGCGGCGACACCGGACCCAGCGCCGCCGCCGGAGTGGCCGTTATCGCCTGCTTCGTGGGCGTGGACATCCCGCTCATCGTCTTCTCCTACTTGAAG ATCTTGGGCGCGGTGATGAGGGCGGCGGCCCCCGGGGACGAGCGCGGAAAGGCCTTTCACACCTGCGGCACGCACCTGATGGTGATGATGGTCTTCTACCTGGTGGGCAGCGTCACCTTCCTGTCCCACAACCTCGGCCTCGCCATCCCCACCGACGCCAACAGCGCCATGGGGCTCCTGTACATCCTCGTCCCCGCCACCGCCAACCCCCTCATCTACGGGGTCCGCACCGCCCAGATCAGGAACGGCTTTTGCAGACTGGTTGGCCTCGCGGACGCCGCCAAG GTCAAGGCCAAGGTCAAGGTCTCGCCCGCCAACACCGCCGTCAACACGCCATGA
- the LOC144051839 gene encoding leucine-rich repeat and fibronectin type III domain-containing protein 1-like protein isoform X3: MGVPWPPPLPVLVAACWLVRVSGASLSMLCPKRCTCQNLLPSYTVLCAKTGLLFVPPNIDRQTAELRLMDNFITTLRHRDFANMSSLIHLTLSRNTISQIRPLAFADLQDLHALHLDANRLTTLDDAHFQGLVNLRHLILANNQLHRISQGAFQDFLETLEDLDLSYNNLVDVPWETISMLVSVNTLSLDHNLIESVPEGIFSNLHKLARLDMTSNKLKKIPPDPLFLRIPVYAKMKGSPLTALVLSFGGNPLHCNCELVWLRRLTREDDLETCASPRDLAGKYFWTIREEEFVCEPPMITRHTSKMFVMEGQEVSLRCKSMGDPEPSTHWVSPDGKLMGNTSRTVCYDNGSLDILKASVKDSGKFTCIASNAAGEATAPVELVVNPSPHLEPKPDAEPGPSDVPTSIKSNASGGQPRPAQQRVGVSELTASTALITWPAQNHIPGVRTYQIQYNSSADDILIYRMIPANHKHFLLSDLASSRDYDLCVLAIYDDGVTALTGTKMVGCVAFATEPEYGRCHSIRDQFLGGTMILILGGIIVASVLVFIFILLMKYKLHASHHHKHNNARHAHVCSQTNGGGGGGANVIPSASQGHKGRQLSAARAGAFLLT; this comes from the exons ATGGGGGTCCCGTGGCCGCCACCCCTGCCGGTCCTGGTGGCGGCGTGCTGGCTGGTCCGTGTGAGCGGCGCCTCCTTGTCCATGTTGTGTCCCAAGCGCTGCACGTGTCAGAACCTGCTGCCGTCCTACACGGTTCTGTGCGCCAAGACGGGCTTGCTGTTCGTGCCGCCCAACATCGACCGGCAGACGGCCGAGCTGCGTCTCATGGACAACTTCATCACCACGTTGCGGCACCGAGACTTCGCCAACATGTCCAGCCTG ATCCACCTGACGCTGAGCCGCAACACCATCAGCCAGATCCGGCCGTTGGCCTTCGCCGACCTCCAGGACCTCCACGCCCTCCACTTGGACGCCAACCGTTTGACCACCCTGGACGACGCCCACTTCCAGGGCCTGGTCAACCTGCGCCACCTCATCCTTGCCAACAACCAGCTGCACCGCATCTCCCAGGGAGCCTTCCAG GACTTCCTGGAGACCCTGGAGGACTTGGACCTGAGCTACAACAACCTTGTGGACGTCCCCTGGGAAACCATCTCCATGCTGGTGAGCGTCAACACGCTCAGTCTCGACCACAACCTGATCGAGAGCGTTCCCGAGGGAATCTTCTCCAACCTGCACAAGTTGGCCAG GCTGGACATGACGTCCAACAAGCTGAAGAAGATCCCGCCCGACCCACTCTTCCTGCGCATCCCCGTCTACGCCAAGATGAAGGGCTCGCCGCTGACCGCTTTGGTTCTGAGCTTCGGCGGGAACCCGCTGCACTGCAACTGCGAGCTGGTCTGGTTGCGACGGCTGACCCGCGAGGACGACCTGGAGACCTGCGCCTCCCCTCGAGACCTGGCCGGGAAGTACTTCTGGACCATCAGAGAG GAGGAGTTTGTGTGCGAGCCTCCCATGATCACTCGCCACACGTCCAAGATGTTCGTGATGGAGGGCCAGGAGGTGAGTCTGCGCTGCAAGTCCATGGGCGACCCGGAACCGTCCACCCACTGGGTCAGTCCCGACGGGAAGCTGATGGGCAACACGTCGCGCACCGTCTGCTACGACAACGGCTCGCTCGACATCCTCAAGGCCTCCGTCAAG GATTCGGGAAAGTTCACGTGCATCGCGTCCAACGCGGCCGGCGAGGCCACGGCGCCGGTGGAGCTGGTGGTCAACCCCTCGCCGCACTTGGAGCCCAAGCCGGACGCCGAGCCCGGGCCCTCGGACGTGCCCACGTCCATCAAGTCCAACGCCAGCGGGGGTCAGCCGCGCCCCGCCCAGCAGCGGGTCGGCGTGTCGGAACTGACGGCCAGCACCGCCCTCATCACGTGGCCGGCGCAGAACCACATTCCCGGCGTGCGCACTTACCAGATCCAGTACAACAGCTCCGCCGACGACATCCTCATCTACAG AATGATCCCGGCCAATCACAAGCACTTCCTGCTGAGCGACTTGGCGTCCTCCCGCGACTACGACTTGTGCGTGCTCGCCATCTACGACGACGGTGTCACCGCCTTGACGGGAACCAAGATGGTGGGATGCGTGGCCTTTGCCACCGAACCCGAATACGGACGATGTCATTCCATACGAGACCAG TTTCTGGGCGGAACCATGATCCTGATCCTGGGCGGCATCATCGTGGCGTCCGTTCTGGTTTTCATCTTCATCCTGCTGATGAAGTACAAGCTGCACGCCAGCCACCACCACAAGCACAACAACGCCCGACACGCCCACGTCTGCTCGCAGACCAATGGGGgcggagggggcggggccaacGTCATCCCGTCCGCCAGCCAAG GTCACAAAGGCCGCCAGCTGTCGGCGG cccgcGCTG GTGCCTTTCTGCTCACGTGA
- the LOC144051839 gene encoding leucine-rich repeat and fibronectin type III domain-containing protein 1-like protein isoform X1 encodes MGVPWPPPLPVLVAACWLVRVSGASLSMLCPKRCTCQNLLPSYTVLCAKTGLLFVPPNIDRQTAELRLMDNFITTLRHRDFANMSSLIHLTLSRNTISQIRPLAFADLQDLHALHLDANRLTTLDDAHFQGLVNLRHLILANNQLHRISQGAFQDFLETLEDLDLSYNNLVDVPWETISMLVSVNTLSLDHNLIESVPEGIFSNLHKLARLDMTSNKLKKIPPDPLFLRIPVYAKMKGSPLTALVLSFGGNPLHCNCELVWLRRLTREDDLETCASPRDLAGKYFWTIREEEFVCEPPMITRHTSKMFVMEGQEVSLRCKSMGDPEPSTHWVSPDGKLMGNTSRTVCYDNGSLDILKASVKDSGKFTCIASNAAGEATAPVELVVNPSPHLEPKPDAEPGPSDVPTSIKSNASGGQPRPAQQRVGVSELTASTALITWPAQNHIPGVRTYQIQYNSSADDILIYRMIPANHKHFLLSDLASSRDYDLCVLAIYDDGVTALTGTKMVGCVAFATEPEYGRCHSIRDQFLGGTMILILGGIIVASVLVFIFILLMKYKLHASHHHKHNNARHAHVCSQTNGGGGGGANVIPSASQGHKGRQLSAARAGQCFAFYFTFIIDNFSFCFQFCRVWGARTQKQDSGRPACSSSTKRDSHERPKGKQGMWENVSIDKKTQKWTPRNKQKTRARTGRLTSTVTQTNEPTKKAGTK; translated from the exons ATGGGGGTCCCGTGGCCGCCACCCCTGCCGGTCCTGGTGGCGGCGTGCTGGCTGGTCCGTGTGAGCGGCGCCTCCTTGTCCATGTTGTGTCCCAAGCGCTGCACGTGTCAGAACCTGCTGCCGTCCTACACGGTTCTGTGCGCCAAGACGGGCTTGCTGTTCGTGCCGCCCAACATCGACCGGCAGACGGCCGAGCTGCGTCTCATGGACAACTTCATCACCACGTTGCGGCACCGAGACTTCGCCAACATGTCCAGCCTG ATCCACCTGACGCTGAGCCGCAACACCATCAGCCAGATCCGGCCGTTGGCCTTCGCCGACCTCCAGGACCTCCACGCCCTCCACTTGGACGCCAACCGTTTGACCACCCTGGACGACGCCCACTTCCAGGGCCTGGTCAACCTGCGCCACCTCATCCTTGCCAACAACCAGCTGCACCGCATCTCCCAGGGAGCCTTCCAG GACTTCCTGGAGACCCTGGAGGACTTGGACCTGAGCTACAACAACCTTGTGGACGTCCCCTGGGAAACCATCTCCATGCTGGTGAGCGTCAACACGCTCAGTCTCGACCACAACCTGATCGAGAGCGTTCCCGAGGGAATCTTCTCCAACCTGCACAAGTTGGCCAG GCTGGACATGACGTCCAACAAGCTGAAGAAGATCCCGCCCGACCCACTCTTCCTGCGCATCCCCGTCTACGCCAAGATGAAGGGCTCGCCGCTGACCGCTTTGGTTCTGAGCTTCGGCGGGAACCCGCTGCACTGCAACTGCGAGCTGGTCTGGTTGCGACGGCTGACCCGCGAGGACGACCTGGAGACCTGCGCCTCCCCTCGAGACCTGGCCGGGAAGTACTTCTGGACCATCAGAGAG GAGGAGTTTGTGTGCGAGCCTCCCATGATCACTCGCCACACGTCCAAGATGTTCGTGATGGAGGGCCAGGAGGTGAGTCTGCGCTGCAAGTCCATGGGCGACCCGGAACCGTCCACCCACTGGGTCAGTCCCGACGGGAAGCTGATGGGCAACACGTCGCGCACCGTCTGCTACGACAACGGCTCGCTCGACATCCTCAAGGCCTCCGTCAAG GATTCGGGAAAGTTCACGTGCATCGCGTCCAACGCGGCCGGCGAGGCCACGGCGCCGGTGGAGCTGGTGGTCAACCCCTCGCCGCACTTGGAGCCCAAGCCGGACGCCGAGCCCGGGCCCTCGGACGTGCCCACGTCCATCAAGTCCAACGCCAGCGGGGGTCAGCCGCGCCCCGCCCAGCAGCGGGTCGGCGTGTCGGAACTGACGGCCAGCACCGCCCTCATCACGTGGCCGGCGCAGAACCACATTCCCGGCGTGCGCACTTACCAGATCCAGTACAACAGCTCCGCCGACGACATCCTCATCTACAG AATGATCCCGGCCAATCACAAGCACTTCCTGCTGAGCGACTTGGCGTCCTCCCGCGACTACGACTTGTGCGTGCTCGCCATCTACGACGACGGTGTCACCGCCTTGACGGGAACCAAGATGGTGGGATGCGTGGCCTTTGCCACCGAACCCGAATACGGACGATGTCATTCCATACGAGACCAG TTTCTGGGCGGAACCATGATCCTGATCCTGGGCGGCATCATCGTGGCGTCCGTTCTGGTTTTCATCTTCATCCTGCTGATGAAGTACAAGCTGCACGCCAGCCACCACCACAAGCACAACAACGCCCGACACGCCCACGTCTGCTCGCAGACCAATGGGGgcggagggggcggggccaacGTCATCCCGTCCGCCAGCCAAG GTCACAAAGGCCGCCAGCTGTCGGCGG cccgcGCTGGTCAGTGCTTcgctttttattttacttttattattgataacttttcattttgtttccaaTTTTGTCGTGTTTGGGGGGCGAGGACCCAAAAGCAGGATTCAGGCAGGCCGGCTTGCAGCAGTTCAACAAAAAGGGATTCGCACGAACGaccaaaaggcaaacaaggaatGTGGGAAAACGTCTCAATTGACAAAAAGACCCAAAAGTGGACACCACGTAACAAACAAAAGACACGAGCAAGGACAGGACGACTGACATCGACTGTGACGCAAACCAACGAGCCCACAAAGAAGGCGGGAACTAAATAG
- the LOC144051839 gene encoding leucine-rich repeat and fibronectin type III domain-containing protein 1-like protein isoform X2, with protein sequence MGVPWPPPLPVLVAACWLVRVSGASLSMLCPKRCTCQNLLPSYTVLCAKTGLLFVPPNIDRQTAELRLMDNFITTLRHRDFANMSSLIHLTLSRNTISQIRPLAFADLQDLHALHLDANRLTTLDDAHFQGLVNLRHLILANNQLHRISQGAFQDFLETLEDLDLSYNNLVDVPWETISMLVSVNTLSLDHNLIESVPEGIFSNLHKLARLDMTSNKLKKIPPDPLFLRIPVYAKMKGSPLTALVLSFGGNPLHCNCELVWLRRLTREDDLETCASPRDLAGKYFWTIREEEFVCEPPMITRHTSKMFVMEGQEVSLRCKSMGDPEPSTHWVSPDGKLMGNTSRTVCYDNGSLDILKASVKDSGKFTCIASNAAGEATAPVELVVNPSPHLEPKPDAEPGPSDVPTSIKSNASGGQPRPAQQRVGVSELTASTALITWPAQNHIPGVRTYQIQYNSSADDILIYRMIPANHKHFLLSDLASSRDYDLCVLAIYDDGVTALTGTKMVGCVAFATEPEYGRCHSIRDQFLGGTMILILGGIIVASVLVFIFILLMKYKLHASHHHKHNNARHAHVCSQTNGGGGGGANVIPSASQGHKGRQLSADGPPPPPSAARAAGLRGTTVVDLNATRDTDAASQ encoded by the exons ATGGGGGTCCCGTGGCCGCCACCCCTGCCGGTCCTGGTGGCGGCGTGCTGGCTGGTCCGTGTGAGCGGCGCCTCCTTGTCCATGTTGTGTCCCAAGCGCTGCACGTGTCAGAACCTGCTGCCGTCCTACACGGTTCTGTGCGCCAAGACGGGCTTGCTGTTCGTGCCGCCCAACATCGACCGGCAGACGGCCGAGCTGCGTCTCATGGACAACTTCATCACCACGTTGCGGCACCGAGACTTCGCCAACATGTCCAGCCTG ATCCACCTGACGCTGAGCCGCAACACCATCAGCCAGATCCGGCCGTTGGCCTTCGCCGACCTCCAGGACCTCCACGCCCTCCACTTGGACGCCAACCGTTTGACCACCCTGGACGACGCCCACTTCCAGGGCCTGGTCAACCTGCGCCACCTCATCCTTGCCAACAACCAGCTGCACCGCATCTCCCAGGGAGCCTTCCAG GACTTCCTGGAGACCCTGGAGGACTTGGACCTGAGCTACAACAACCTTGTGGACGTCCCCTGGGAAACCATCTCCATGCTGGTGAGCGTCAACACGCTCAGTCTCGACCACAACCTGATCGAGAGCGTTCCCGAGGGAATCTTCTCCAACCTGCACAAGTTGGCCAG GCTGGACATGACGTCCAACAAGCTGAAGAAGATCCCGCCCGACCCACTCTTCCTGCGCATCCCCGTCTACGCCAAGATGAAGGGCTCGCCGCTGACCGCTTTGGTTCTGAGCTTCGGCGGGAACCCGCTGCACTGCAACTGCGAGCTGGTCTGGTTGCGACGGCTGACCCGCGAGGACGACCTGGAGACCTGCGCCTCCCCTCGAGACCTGGCCGGGAAGTACTTCTGGACCATCAGAGAG GAGGAGTTTGTGTGCGAGCCTCCCATGATCACTCGCCACACGTCCAAGATGTTCGTGATGGAGGGCCAGGAGGTGAGTCTGCGCTGCAAGTCCATGGGCGACCCGGAACCGTCCACCCACTGGGTCAGTCCCGACGGGAAGCTGATGGGCAACACGTCGCGCACCGTCTGCTACGACAACGGCTCGCTCGACATCCTCAAGGCCTCCGTCAAG GATTCGGGAAAGTTCACGTGCATCGCGTCCAACGCGGCCGGCGAGGCCACGGCGCCGGTGGAGCTGGTGGTCAACCCCTCGCCGCACTTGGAGCCCAAGCCGGACGCCGAGCCCGGGCCCTCGGACGTGCCCACGTCCATCAAGTCCAACGCCAGCGGGGGTCAGCCGCGCCCCGCCCAGCAGCGGGTCGGCGTGTCGGAACTGACGGCCAGCACCGCCCTCATCACGTGGCCGGCGCAGAACCACATTCCCGGCGTGCGCACTTACCAGATCCAGTACAACAGCTCCGCCGACGACATCCTCATCTACAG AATGATCCCGGCCAATCACAAGCACTTCCTGCTGAGCGACTTGGCGTCCTCCCGCGACTACGACTTGTGCGTGCTCGCCATCTACGACGACGGTGTCACCGCCTTGACGGGAACCAAGATGGTGGGATGCGTGGCCTTTGCCACCGAACCCGAATACGGACGATGTCATTCCATACGAGACCAG TTTCTGGGCGGAACCATGATCCTGATCCTGGGCGGCATCATCGTGGCGTCCGTTCTGGTTTTCATCTTCATCCTGCTGATGAAGTACAAGCTGCACGCCAGCCACCACCACAAGCACAACAACGCCCGACACGCCCACGTCTGCTCGCAGACCAATGGGGgcggagggggcggggccaacGTCATCCCGTCCGCCAGCCAAG GTCACAAAGGCCGCCAGCTGTCGGCGGacgggccgccgccgccgccctctGCCGCCCGCGCCGCCGGCCTCCGAGGGACGACAGTTGTGGATTTAAACGCCACTCGTGACACGGACGCCGCCTCGCAATAA